In Tessaracoccus flavus, the following are encoded in one genomic region:
- a CDS encoding sugar phosphate isomerase/epimerase family protein: protein MKLGVYNAVLHDRPLEDALAVIADLGLTGIEINSGGFLPPTHIPEIDEIVASPAAAKKYLARFDGTGVEIAGLNCNGNPLHPNRSIGDKHADDIRRSIRAAAALGQDRVVTMSGLPGGEPGVRHPNWIVNAWNSAALDVLDYQWEVAAAFWSEMDQFAKDHGVKVALELHPQNLVFNARDVRKLIELTGATHLGVEMDASHLFWQQADPIAVVRELGPLILHAAAKDVRINPEHARLNGVLDNGFRRLAPDEDRVNLGGDEWANEWPKDSSWDFVALGKGHDTAYWTEFIRALHEVDPDMCLNIEHEDTELGRIEGLEVAATVLTDAWAAFAGK, encoded by the coding sequence ATGAAACTCGGTGTCTACAACGCAGTTCTGCACGATCGCCCCCTCGAGGATGCCCTGGCGGTGATCGCGGATCTCGGTCTGACTGGGATCGAAATCAACTCCGGCGGCTTCCTGCCGCCCACCCACATCCCGGAGATCGACGAGATCGTCGCCAGCCCGGCGGCCGCGAAGAAGTACCTGGCCAGGTTCGACGGCACCGGCGTCGAGATCGCCGGCCTCAACTGCAACGGCAATCCGCTCCACCCCAACCGCAGCATCGGCGACAAGCACGCCGACGACATCCGCCGGTCCATCCGCGCGGCCGCCGCCCTGGGGCAGGACCGTGTGGTGACCATGTCGGGGCTTCCCGGCGGCGAGCCAGGGGTGAGGCACCCCAACTGGATCGTCAACGCCTGGAACTCCGCCGCGCTTGACGTCCTTGACTACCAGTGGGAGGTCGCGGCCGCCTTCTGGAGCGAGATGGACCAGTTCGCCAAGGACCACGGGGTGAAGGTGGCCCTCGAGCTCCATCCCCAGAACCTTGTCTTCAACGCGCGTGACGTCCGCAAGCTCATCGAGCTGACCGGCGCCACCCACCTCGGCGTCGAGATGGACGCCTCCCACCTGTTCTGGCAGCAGGCCGACCCGATCGCTGTGGTGCGGGAGCTCGGCCCGCTCATCCTGCACGCCGCGGCCAAGGACGTCCGGATCAACCCGGAGCACGCGAGGCTCAACGGTGTCCTCGACAACGGCTTCCGCCGGCTGGCCCCCGACGAGGACCGCGTCAATCTCGGCGGTGACGAGTGGGCCAACGAGTGGCCGAAGGACTCCTCTTGGGACTTCGTCGCGCTCGGCAAGGGCCACGACACCGCCTACTGGACCGAGTTCATCCGCGCGCTGCACGAGGTGGACCCGGACATGTGCCTCAACATCGAGCACGAGGACACCGAGCTCGGCCGGATCGAGGGCCTCGAGGTGGCCGCCACCGTGCTCACCGACGCCTGGGCCGCCTTCGCGGGGAAGTGA
- a CDS encoding nucleobase:cation symporter-2 family protein, with amino-acid sequence MTATTAVHPVDEVPAAPKLLALGLQHVLVMYAGAIAVPLIVGRALQLSPNDVAFLISADLFACGIVTILQAFGATQWFGIRLPVMMGVTFAAVGPMVAIAMANPGSEGARQLFGSVMAAGVVAMLIAPLVSRLLRFFPPVVTGTIILVIGVSLMRIGINWIFGNPVGPTAPTVVDPSHSEWLTTVDDLASAPGGTVPPIPPGLSPAPSLPNPLYATLGDLAISAAVLVAIVLVARFGKGFVANISVLLGIVVGSIIAAFAGKVTFDSVVEADWFAFVTPFHFGLPLFDPVMVVTMSLVMVVVLIESTGMFLALGDLTGRKVTRPMLSAGLRTDGLGTLIGGIFNTFPYTSFSQNVGLVGVTGVRSRFVCVAGGGILIVLGLVPKMGALVEALPTSVLGGAGIAMFGMVAATGIRILSNVDFAGNRNSLLVVAISLGIGMIPLVAPDFSQWMPAEIHPLIESGILLATFSAVVLNAFLNGTTPDADAARKAAAMADH; translated from the coding sequence ATGACCGCCACCACCGCCGTCCACCCCGTCGACGAGGTGCCGGCCGCCCCGAAGCTCCTCGCCCTGGGGCTGCAGCACGTCCTGGTGATGTACGCCGGCGCGATCGCCGTGCCGCTCATCGTCGGCCGCGCCCTGCAGCTGTCCCCCAACGACGTCGCGTTCCTCATCTCGGCCGACCTGTTCGCGTGCGGCATCGTCACCATCCTGCAGGCGTTCGGTGCCACCCAGTGGTTCGGCATCCGGCTGCCGGTGATGATGGGCGTGACGTTCGCCGCCGTGGGGCCCATGGTGGCCATCGCGATGGCGAACCCGGGCTCGGAGGGGGCGCGGCAACTGTTCGGGTCGGTGATGGCCGCCGGCGTCGTCGCGATGCTCATCGCGCCGCTGGTCAGCCGGCTGCTGCGGTTCTTCCCGCCCGTGGTGACCGGGACGATCATCCTCGTCATCGGCGTTTCGCTCATGCGGATCGGGATCAACTGGATCTTCGGCAACCCCGTCGGGCCCACCGCGCCCACCGTCGTCGACCCCTCCCACTCGGAGTGGCTGACCACCGTCGACGACCTCGCCTCGGCGCCCGGCGGCACCGTGCCGCCCATTCCGCCTGGGCTCAGCCCCGCGCCCAGCCTCCCCAACCCCCTCTACGCCACGCTGGGAGACCTGGCCATCTCCGCGGCTGTGCTCGTGGCCATCGTGCTGGTCGCCCGCTTCGGCAAGGGCTTCGTGGCCAACATCTCCGTCCTCCTCGGGATCGTCGTCGGCAGCATCATCGCGGCCTTCGCGGGCAAGGTGACGTTCGACAGCGTCGTCGAGGCGGACTGGTTCGCGTTCGTGACGCCCTTCCACTTCGGGCTGCCTCTGTTCGACCCCGTCATGGTGGTCACGATGTCGCTGGTCATGGTGGTGGTGCTCATCGAGTCCACCGGCATGTTCCTCGCGCTGGGCGACCTCACCGGGCGGAAGGTGACCCGGCCGATGCTCTCAGCAGGACTGCGCACCGACGGTCTCGGCACGCTCATCGGCGGCATCTTCAACACGTTCCCCTACACGTCGTTCAGCCAGAACGTCGGGCTCGTCGGCGTCACCGGCGTCCGCAGCAGGTTCGTGTGCGTGGCGGGGGGCGGCATCCTCATCGTGCTGGGGCTCGTGCCGAAGATGGGCGCCCTCGTCGAGGCGCTGCCGACGTCGGTGCTCGGTGGCGCGGGCATCGCCATGTTCGGCATGGTGGCCGCCACCGGCATCCGCATCCTGTCGAACGTGGACTTCGCGGGCAACCGCAACAGCCTGCTCGTCGTCGCGATCTCCCTGGGGATCGGCATGATCCCGCTGGTGGCGCCGGACTTCAGCCAGTGGATGCCCGCCGAGATCCACCCGCTCATCGAGTCGGGCATCCTGCTGGCCACCTTCTCAGCCGTCGTGCTGAACGCCTTCCTCAACGGGACCACGCCCGACGCCGACGCCGCGCGCAAGGCTGCGGCGATGGCCGACCACTGA
- a CDS encoding glycosyltransferase → MAREVQRVVDRVRPDQVIVDHLAFSARLALSSAGVRHGDVVLGHPTALTVGDEVYGYPPAWPSAIHPDPTALAELRRLCERVRDQFTAQWNGALATLNPGAPASDDAFAETGDVLLLNYPGELHPPARTALLGPHAFLGSAVRTEEPDAEVDAWLAAGDEPIVYVSLGSFLSVRSDVLARIAEALRGLDVRVALASGSTPREALGPIPASWLVREVLPQVTLLARSALAVSHGGNNSVTEALTAGVPLLLLPLSTDQFAGAAALEDAGFGEVLDPNAAAPDELRGAAARLLSLHPDPAARLAALSHDLTSSPGAHRAHAVLAADAPAPDQGGTP, encoded by the coding sequence GTGGCCCGCGAGGTACAGCGCGTGGTGGACCGGGTGCGCCCGGACCAGGTGATCGTCGACCACCTGGCGTTCAGCGCGCGGCTGGCGCTCAGCAGCGCCGGGGTCCGGCACGGCGACGTCGTGCTCGGCCACCCGACGGCGCTCACCGTCGGCGACGAGGTGTACGGCTACCCGCCCGCCTGGCCGTCGGCCATCCACCCCGACCCGACCGCCCTGGCGGAGCTCCGACGGCTGTGCGAGCGTGTGCGCGACCAGTTCACCGCCCAGTGGAACGGGGCCCTCGCCACCCTCAACCCCGGCGCGCCCGCCAGCGACGACGCGTTCGCCGAGACCGGCGACGTGCTGCTGCTCAACTACCCCGGTGAGCTGCACCCCCCGGCCCGCACCGCCCTGCTGGGGCCGCACGCGTTCCTCGGCTCGGCCGTCCGCACGGAGGAGCCCGACGCCGAGGTGGACGCGTGGCTGGCCGCCGGCGACGAACCGATCGTCTACGTCAGCCTCGGCAGCTTCCTCTCGGTGCGCTCCGACGTGCTGGCCCGCATCGCGGAGGCGCTGCGCGGACTCGACGTCCGGGTCGCGCTGGCCAGCGGGTCGACGCCCCGAGAGGCGCTGGGCCCGATCCCCGCGTCGTGGCTGGTCCGCGAGGTGCTGCCGCAGGTCACCCTGCTTGCTCGCTCCGCGCTCGCCGTCTCGCACGGCGGCAACAACAGCGTCACCGAGGCCCTCACCGCGGGGGTGCCGCTGCTGCTGTTGCCGCTGTCGACGGACCAGTTCGCCGGCGCCGCTGCCCTCGAGGACGCGGGGTTCGGCGAGGTGCTCGATCCCAACGCTGCCGCCCCGGACGAGCTGCGCGGAGCCGCGGCGCGGCTGCTGTCCCTCCACCCGGACCCGGCCGCGCGGCTCGCGGCGCTGTCCCACGACCTCACCTCCTCCCCCGGCGCCCACCGGGCCCACGCCGTGCTCGCCGCGGACGCGCCGGCACCCGACCAAGGAGGCACACCATGA
- a CDS encoding glycosyltransferase — protein sequence MSPARGSTLQALEAIRRAPTLLAGLDLFDALQEAARTDGPAAADPLAHAMASDDALTAIAAVHAAAQVGAATAETLVLPLLDSPQPHLREHAAWALGSAPHLPDAVPALTAMAAADNFTGTLAEATLEAWGLLPGADQDPHRAGPAVEDHRHQRGGLTVAQLYLHADIDGTLSHAGQGDTGGIATLLVHLGDALLAEGTVGRVLTLSRGRPGRTHLPDDLADPGHHYASVPLPGPVRHASDAWPLRLAARDGLREILRAAGRVDVLHLRMADVGSWAAAEVARELGIPTVLTLAPDPHALIAARDAAGTLTRQNFGTADHAEHLVFRFRLLRSLAAQAAHLVVFPRPDLARDLRELLHVDPDDAHRVSVVPEGIDLAPLERAAREVPGAMRGEAVPNDTASALADLDALLAQLPPERRDLPLAITVGRLHRVKGMATLVEAWSSDPELADRCNLLVVGGDLHRPSDDEADQLAQIDAAVPRPDGPARGLLLAGHRPNGVVAVWLAAVRLGRPGLAAPAGIYVSASLKEEFGIAILEAMASGLVVVAPREGGPATYVEHGVTGVLTETGSREALGAALSSALTMASAPDAADRADQARALVTERFSIQTMASALAAIYQEVSHDSARHQP from the coding sequence ATGAGTCCGGCGCGGGGCAGCACCCTTCAGGCCCTCGAGGCCATCCGGCGGGCACCCACCCTCCTCGCCGGGCTGGATCTGTTCGACGCGCTCCAGGAAGCGGCCCGCACCGACGGACCGGCGGCCGCCGACCCTCTCGCCCACGCCATGGCATCCGACGACGCGCTCACGGCAATCGCCGCCGTGCACGCCGCCGCCCAGGTGGGGGCCGCCACCGCCGAGACGCTGGTCCTCCCGCTCCTCGACTCCCCACAGCCCCACCTGCGCGAGCACGCCGCCTGGGCGCTGGGCAGCGCGCCGCACCTGCCCGACGCCGTGCCTGCCCTGACCGCCATGGCGGCCGCCGACAATTTCACCGGCACGCTCGCCGAAGCCACCCTCGAGGCGTGGGGTCTGCTGCCCGGCGCGGACCAGGATCCGCACCGCGCCGGCCCCGCCGTCGAGGATCACCGACACCAACGCGGAGGCCTCACCGTCGCCCAGCTCTACCTCCACGCCGACATCGACGGCACTCTCAGCCACGCGGGCCAGGGCGACACCGGCGGCATCGCCACCCTCCTGGTCCACCTCGGCGACGCCCTGCTGGCCGAGGGCACCGTCGGACGCGTCCTCACCCTCTCGCGCGGGCGCCCCGGCCGGACGCACCTCCCCGACGATCTCGCCGACCCCGGGCACCACTACGCCTCCGTGCCGCTGCCCGGACCCGTCCGGCACGCCTCCGACGCCTGGCCGCTGCGCCTGGCCGCCCGCGACGGCCTGCGGGAGATCCTGCGCGCCGCCGGCCGCGTCGACGTCCTGCACCTCCGGATGGCCGACGTCGGGTCCTGGGCGGCGGCCGAGGTGGCGCGCGAGCTCGGCATCCCGACCGTGCTCACGCTGGCACCCGACCCCCACGCCCTCATCGCCGCCCGCGACGCGGCCGGCACGCTCACCCGCCAGAACTTCGGCACCGCCGACCACGCCGAGCACCTCGTCTTCCGCTTCCGGCTCCTGCGCAGCCTCGCCGCGCAGGCCGCCCATCTCGTCGTCTTCCCCCGCCCCGACCTGGCCCGCGACCTCCGCGAGCTGCTCCACGTCGACCCCGACGACGCGCACCGGGTGAGCGTAGTGCCCGAGGGCATCGATCTGGCCCCGCTCGAGCGCGCCGCCCGCGAGGTGCCCGGCGCCATGCGCGGCGAGGCTGTCCCGAACGACACGGCCTCGGCCCTGGCGGACCTCGACGCCCTGCTCGCGCAGCTCCCGCCCGAGCGGCGCGACCTCCCGCTGGCCATCACCGTCGGCCGCCTCCACCGCGTCAAGGGCATGGCCACGCTGGTGGAGGCCTGGTCCTCGGACCCCGAGCTCGCCGACCGCTGCAACCTCCTCGTGGTGGGCGGCGACCTGCACCGCCCCTCCGACGACGAGGCCGATCAGCTGGCTCAGATCGACGCCGCCGTCCCCCGCCCCGACGGACCGGCGCGCGGGCTGCTGCTGGCCGGGCACCGACCCAATGGCGTCGTCGCGGTGTGGCTGGCGGCGGTCCGCCTCGGTCGCCCCGGACTGGCCGCCCCGGCGGGGATCTACGTGTCGGCGAGCCTCAAGGAGGAGTTCGGCATCGCGATCCTGGAGGCGATGGCCTCCGGCCTCGTCGTCGTCGCCCCGCGGGAGGGCGGCCCGGCAACCTACGTGGAGCACGGCGTGACGGGGGTGCTCACCGAGACCGGCTCCAGGGAGGCCCTGGGCGCCGCGCTGTCCTCCGCCCTCACCATGGCGTCCGCGCCCGACGCCGCCGACCGCGCCGATCAGGCCCGTGCCCTGGTCACCGAACGGTTCAGCATCCAGACGATGGCGTCGGCGCTCGCGGCCATCTACCAGGAGGTCTCCCATGACTCTGCTCGTCATCAGCCCTGA
- a CDS encoding DinB family protein, translating to MTWREMMLDQLEFYWNVHLWPRLEGLTDDEYWWEPVPGCWSLRRDAEGELKHEFFTVDPPVPPVTTIAWRIVHIGRDVLGTRARAFFGDRSLPEGALPTEDLAMYDARWWPEPLPATADEALAFLDKTYTMWCDGIRSLDDDALLRPLGPRGDHHADQSWGALVLHINREVMAHGAEVSLLRDLYRAQRDQEDPVVGAARRDDAAEVARLMDEGVEVPPLLLSEESGRRHWDVVRALVEHGAVDGGNPSALHYAAAAGELGTVRLLLDHGADREMTDAQFGMAPAVWAEHFGHADVAAYLRGMPVR from the coding sequence ATGACGTGGCGCGAGATGATGCTGGACCAGTTGGAGTTCTACTGGAACGTGCACCTGTGGCCGCGGCTCGAGGGACTGACCGACGACGAATACTGGTGGGAGCCGGTCCCGGGCTGCTGGTCGCTTCGCCGCGACGCCGAGGGTGAACTCAAGCACGAGTTCTTTACCGTCGACCCTCCCGTACCCCCGGTCACGACGATCGCCTGGCGCATCGTGCACATTGGGCGCGACGTCCTCGGCACCCGGGCGAGGGCGTTCTTCGGCGACCGGTCGCTGCCCGAGGGCGCGCTGCCCACCGAGGACCTCGCCATGTACGACGCACGCTGGTGGCCCGAACCCCTGCCCGCGACGGCCGATGAAGCGCTGGCGTTCCTCGACAAGACCTACACGATGTGGTGCGACGGCATCCGGTCACTCGACGACGACGCGCTGCTCCGCCCGCTCGGGCCGAGGGGCGATCACCATGCTGACCAGTCCTGGGGCGCGTTGGTGCTGCACATCAACCGCGAGGTGATGGCCCACGGCGCGGAGGTGTCGCTGCTCCGCGACCTTTATCGCGCCCAGCGCGACCAGGAGGATCCGGTGGTTGGGGCCGCGCGGCGTGATGACGCGGCCGAGGTGGCGAGGCTGATGGACGAGGGCGTCGAGGTGCCGCCGTTGCTGCTGTCGGAGGAGTCGGGCCGACGCCATTGGGACGTGGTGCGGGCGCTGGTCGAGCACGGTGCCGTTGACGGCGGCAACCCGAGCGCGCTGCACTACGCCGCGGCGGCCGGGGAGTTGGGCACCGTCAGGCTTCTGCTGGATCACGGCGCGGACCGGGAGATGACCGACGCGCAGTTCGGGATGGCGCCCGCGGTGTGGGCCGAGCACTTCGGCCACGCCGATGTCGCGGCCTACCTCCGTGGGATGCCGGTGCGGTAG
- a CDS encoding thermonuclease family protein, whose amino-acid sequence MTFSAVIDGDTVETSQGTVRLIGIDTPERGECGHDEASMAIGLVVSVGEVVTLELPDGQNDRDSYGRLLRYVITESGVDLGQMQMEAGNAIARYDSTDGYPAHPRQDDYHAAQIATAGADGSIITTSCGGAAQESIAPLAAPVPTGEPWWVQYSSCTKLKKNTVGHPTGPFSVDDPAEVEIYNWFQFGTGHHGDGDNDGLACE is encoded by the coding sequence GTGACGTTCTCTGCGGTCATCGACGGCGACACCGTCGAGACAAGCCAGGGCACCGTCCGTCTGATTGGCATTGACACCCCTGAGCGAGGTGAATGCGGCCACGACGAGGCGTCGATGGCGATCGGGCTCGTCGTGTCCGTGGGGGAGGTGGTGACGCTCGAGTTGCCGGATGGGCAGAACGACCGCGACTCGTACGGGCGCCTCCTTCGCTACGTCATCACCGAGAGCGGCGTGGACTTGGGACAGATGCAGATGGAGGCCGGTAACGCGATCGCTCGCTACGACTCGACAGACGGCTACCCGGCGCACCCCCGCCAGGACGATTACCACGCCGCGCAGATCGCCACCGCCGGGGCCGACGGCTCGATCATCACCACCTCCTGCGGAGGGGCGGCGCAGGAGAGTATCGCGCCGCTCGCGGCGCCCGTGCCGACCGGCGAACCGTGGTGGGTCCAGTACTCGTCGTGCACCAAGCTGAAGAAGAACACCGTCGGACATCCGACGGGACCCTTCAGCGTGGACGACCCGGCTGAAGTGGAGATCTACAACTGGTTCCAATTCGGCACCGGTCACCACGGCGACGGTGACAACGACGGCCTCGCCTGCGAGTAA
- a CDS encoding TetR/AcrR family transcriptional regulator: MPARREGQIGSDKGLSKQRVVEAAVRLADREGVHGLSMRRLADALGAGAMSLYHYVANKEELLDAMIDVVFEEIELPPEDTDWQSAMRQRATSARRVLARHRWAIGLMESRTSPGPANLRHREAVTACLRRAGFTVSMATHANWLLDSYVYGHALQEASLPFDTPDEFADMAEDVFLPQLPVDEFPYLNESAAALIAAGYDPADEFSFGLDLVLAALEPLRVSA; encoded by the coding sequence ATGCCTGCGAGGAGAGAAGGCCAGATCGGGTCGGACAAGGGGCTGAGCAAGCAGCGGGTGGTAGAAGCGGCGGTCCGGCTCGCCGACCGTGAGGGGGTCCACGGGCTGAGCATGCGCCGGCTGGCCGACGCCCTCGGCGCGGGCGCCATGTCGCTCTACCACTACGTGGCGAACAAGGAGGAACTGCTGGACGCCATGATCGACGTGGTGTTCGAGGAGATCGAGCTCCCGCCCGAGGACACCGACTGGCAATCGGCGATGCGCCAGCGGGCAACGTCCGCCCGACGGGTCCTCGCACGCCACCGGTGGGCGATCGGCCTGATGGAGTCGCGGACCTCGCCGGGGCCCGCGAACCTCCGCCACCGCGAAGCGGTCACCGCCTGCCTGCGGAGGGCCGGCTTCACCGTCTCGATGGCGACGCACGCCAACTGGTTGCTCGACAGTTATGTCTACGGCCACGCCCTGCAAGAAGCCAGCCTGCCGTTCGACACCCCAGATGAGTTCGCCGACATGGCCGAGGACGTCTTCCTCCCGCAGCTTCCTGTGGACGAGTTCCCCTACCTCAACGAGTCGGCCGCGGCGCTCATCGCCGCCGGCTACGACCCGGCAGACGAGTTCTCCTTCGGCCTCGACCTCGTCCTGGCGGCACTCGAACCTCTGAGAGTCTCCGCATAG
- a CDS encoding NAD(P)-dependent alcohol dehydrogenase — translation MDTTQRSEAGTQPAPETSEAGATTMRAAVQRRYGPPSVLKVSEVAQPQPGSGDVLVRVGAAAVHLGDYFVMTGEPYVLRLAFGLRRPRQGIPGRDLAGVVAAVGKDVTAVRPGDEVFGWSTAGTLAEYACVPADHLVPVPAGLSLVEAAAVPTSALTALQALRDLANVRPGQTVLITGASGGVGSFAVQIAKAFGAEVTGVCSTRNVDLVQSLGADHVVDYSATDFTTTGRRYDVILDNVEAHPLAEVRRALTPTGTLIPNSGRGGRWLGPLGRIVTTRVLSGFTRQRLKPLISVEKHRDLLALADLLATGLVTPLIDRTFPSTRQSTPSATWGPATPGERSSSPSDDRTDENHSTPCACTPGPEATPADQMPLLDRRKNR, via the coding sequence ATGGACACAACACAGCGATCGGAAGCGGGGACCCAACCGGCGCCGGAAACGAGCGAGGCCGGGGCGACGACGATGCGTGCCGCCGTCCAGCGCCGCTACGGGCCGCCGTCGGTGCTCAAGGTGTCCGAGGTCGCGCAGCCGCAGCCCGGTTCAGGCGATGTGCTCGTCCGGGTGGGCGCGGCCGCCGTGCATCTCGGCGACTACTTCGTCATGACAGGTGAGCCGTACGTGCTTCGCCTGGCGTTCGGGCTCCGCCGGCCGCGGCAGGGCATCCCTGGCCGGGACCTTGCCGGCGTGGTGGCAGCGGTCGGCAAGGATGTGACCGCCGTCCGCCCCGGCGACGAGGTGTTCGGGTGGAGCACGGCCGGAACGCTCGCGGAGTACGCCTGCGTGCCGGCGGACCACCTCGTTCCCGTACCCGCCGGCCTGTCGCTCGTGGAGGCGGCAGCGGTGCCCACGTCGGCCCTGACGGCGTTGCAGGCACTGCGCGACCTCGCGAACGTCCGGCCGGGCCAGACGGTGCTGATCACGGGCGCGTCGGGCGGTGTGGGCTCCTTCGCCGTCCAGATCGCCAAGGCGTTCGGCGCCGAGGTGACCGGTGTGTGCAGCACCCGCAACGTCGACCTGGTCCAGTCGCTCGGTGCCGATCACGTCGTCGACTACTCGGCGACCGACTTCACCACCACCGGGAGGCGCTACGACGTCATCCTCGACAATGTGGAGGCCCACCCCCTCGCGGAAGTCCGCCGGGCGCTCACGCCCACCGGCACCCTCATCCCCAACAGCGGACGCGGCGGCCGCTGGCTCGGCCCGCTCGGCCGGATCGTCACGACGCGGGTGCTGTCCGGGTTCACCCGTCAGCGGTTGAAGCCGCTCATCTCGGTCGAGAAGCACCGGGACCTGCTCGCCCTGGCCGATCTCCTCGCGACGGGGCTGGTCACGCCGCTCATCGACCGCACCTTCCCCTCGACAAGGCAGTCGACGCCCTCCGCTACGTGGGGGCCGGCCACACCCGGGGAAAGGTCGTCGTCACCCTCTGACGACCGCACCGACGAGAACCACTCAACCCCGTGCGCATGCACGCCCGGACCCGAGGCCACTCCGGCCGACCAAATGCCCCTACTCGACAGAAGGAAAAACCGATGA
- a CDS encoding DUF6326 family protein: MTVRTDTPILLDATPVPVQAKLAAAWTSFMFLYIYVDYFHLYKPGVVDNLRAGVVFEFDISPTLLTAMLASVAMPALMVMLSMTLPARVNRATNLVAASLYIPYSVVNAVGESWEWAFFYGLSIGLEVLLLAFILRAAWTWPRRTASPAPRAAGLDGEPHRTPQQV; encoded by the coding sequence ATGACCGTCCGAACGGACACCCCAATCCTGCTCGACGCGACACCCGTCCCGGTGCAGGCCAAGCTCGCCGCCGCATGGACCAGCTTCATGTTCCTCTACATCTACGTCGACTACTTCCACCTCTACAAGCCGGGCGTCGTCGACAACCTCCGCGCCGGCGTCGTCTTCGAGTTCGACATCAGCCCGACGTTGTTGACCGCGATGCTCGCGTCCGTGGCGATGCCGGCCCTGATGGTGATGCTCTCCATGACGTTGCCGGCCCGGGTGAACCGCGCCACGAACCTCGTGGCTGCGTCGCTCTACATCCCCTACTCGGTTGTCAACGCGGTAGGGGAGTCCTGGGAGTGGGCCTTCTTCTACGGCCTCTCCATCGGGCTCGAGGTGCTCCTCCTTGCGTTCATCCTGCGCGCCGCCTGGACCTGGCCCCGTCGCACCGCATCACCGGCGCCCCGGGCAGCCGGCCTCGACGGCGAACCACACCGCACGCCGCAGCAGGTCTGA
- a CDS encoding protein kinase, translating to MSAYDDWRRGRRFDSPPPPARDVIPYIQESVFLHHPDLVVELPEPDRRDLYGLPGNEATSGLTPITELFNGTPHPGSEVRENAVVGMMKLIGLRSHQREAGSFVLDPQPVDDGPGWQDWLGTHKLLKTRRRIRFRTVPEGSPDEARRRVRRIAEHEMRVMQHLSHDAVLRPEDLVDSDLGPGLVYPYDPAWQRLDLWLAGRPTLGFDDQLALVRQVAEALAYAHGKNVVHRGLNPRAVLVNTDRDGRLQVKVGDWQGVGRTDEATHTEATRGVTQLADVLAGEIPLADRWARTFCYQTVISPALGSDGASAWVAADRVVRSL from the coding sequence ATGAGCGCCTACGACGACTGGCGCCGCGGCCGACGCTTCGACTCCCCGCCGCCCCCCGCCCGCGACGTCATCCCCTACATCCAGGAGTCCGTCTTCCTCCACCACCCGGACCTGGTCGTCGAACTCCCCGAACCCGACCGCCGCGACCTCTACGGCCTCCCCGGCAACGAGGCCACCTCCGGCCTCACCCCCATCACCGAGCTGTTCAACGGCACCCCCCACCCGGGCAGCGAGGTCCGCGAGAACGCCGTCGTCGGAATGATGAAGCTCATCGGGCTGCGCTCCCACCAGCGCGAGGCAGGCAGCTTCGTCCTCGACCCCCAGCCCGTCGACGACGGCCCGGGCTGGCAGGACTGGCTCGGCACCCACAAGCTCCTCAAGACCCGCCGCCGCATCCGCTTCCGCACCGTCCCGGAGGGCTCCCCCGACGAGGCCCGCCGACGCGTCCGCCGCATCGCCGAGCACGAGATGCGCGTCATGCAGCACCTCAGCCACGACGCCGTCCTCCGCCCCGAGGATCTGGTCGACTCCGACCTCGGCCCCGGCCTCGTCTACCCCTACGACCCCGCCTGGCAGCGCCTCGACCTCTGGCTCGCCGGCCGACCCACCCTCGGTTTCGACGACCAGCTCGCGCTCGTCCGTCAGGTCGCCGAGGCCCTCGCCTACGCCCACGGCAAGAATGTCGTCCACCGCGGCCTCAACCCGCGCGCCGTCCTGGTCAACACCGACCGCGACGGCCGTCTCCAGGTGAAGGTAGGCGACTGGCAGGGCGTCGGCCGCACCGACGAGGCCACCCACACCGAGGCCACCCGCGGAGTCACCCAGCTGGCCGACGTCCTCGCCGGCGAGATCCCGCTGGCCGACCGCTGGGCGCGGACATTCTGTTATCAAACCGTGATCTCTCCGGCCCTGGGGAGTGATGGGGCTTCTGCTTGGGTGGCCGCAGACCGTGTCGTCCGCAGTCTCTGA
- a CDS encoding NERD domain-containing protein gives MVDDRWIEVTPSQFAHEADGLRIVRDLLPKRAPFRAWTNFEFRDDRGNWSEVDLLILAPDGLHLVELKYYSGRLRGNDQTWLRDGRAAEDSPSASPTARPSACAPS, from the coding sequence GTGGTCGACGACCGGTGGATCGAAGTCACCCCCTCCCAGTTCGCGCACGAAGCCGACGGCCTCCGCATCGTCCGCGACCTTCTCCCCAAACGCGCCCCGTTCCGTGCCTGGACCAACTTTGAGTTCCGCGACGACCGCGGCAACTGGTCCGAGGTCGACCTCCTCATCCTCGCCCCCGACGGCCTCCACCTGGTCGAGCTGAAGTACTACTCCGGACGCCTCCGCGGCAACGACCAGACCTGGCTCCGCGACGGCCGCGCTGCGGAGGACTCCCCCTCCGCCTCGCCAACCGCAAGGCCAAGCGCCTGCGCTCCAAGCTGA